Proteins from a genomic interval of Streptomyces fodineus:
- a CDS encoding CbiQ family ECF transporter T component: MSPVEAQSRAPSGRSRPAVHPGAWWLWALSLGTAATRTTNPLLLALLISASAYVVATHRTNTPASHAYPAFARLALAVVLIRLVFAVALGSPIPGTHALLTLPEVPLPHWAQGIRLGGRVTAEALVFAAYDGLKLATLLICVGAANALAGPTRLLKSLPGALYETGVAVVVALTFAPHLIADVRRLRAARRLRGRPDRGLRGLLQVGLPVLEGALERSVALAAAMEARGYGRTAEVPAAVRRTTAALTLGGLLGVCAGTYGLLTAEGGTYGLPLLLAGVAAALAGLRLGGRRSLRTRYRPDPWDARAWLVAGSGAAVAALLSLASARDPEALHPGVVPLVAPTLPLWPAAAILLALLPAFVVPQAPKAPKEPS, from the coding sequence ATGTCTCCGGTTGAAGCACAGTCCCGCGCCCCTTCGGGGCGTTCCCGCCCCGCTGTTCACCCCGGTGCCTGGTGGCTCTGGGCGCTCTCCCTCGGTACCGCCGCCACCCGCACCACCAACCCCCTCCTCCTGGCCCTCCTCATATCCGCCTCCGCCTACGTCGTGGCCACGCACCGCACCAACACCCCCGCCTCCCACGCCTACCCGGCCTTCGCCAGACTCGCGCTGGCCGTCGTCCTGATCCGCCTCGTCTTCGCGGTGGCGCTGGGCTCCCCCATCCCCGGCACCCACGCCCTGCTCACCCTCCCGGAAGTCCCGCTCCCCCACTGGGCGCAGGGCATCCGCCTGGGCGGAAGGGTCACCGCCGAGGCACTCGTCTTCGCCGCCTACGACGGTCTGAAGCTCGCCACCCTCCTGATCTGCGTCGGCGCGGCGAACGCGCTCGCCGGACCCACCCGGCTGCTGAAATCCCTGCCCGGCGCGCTGTACGAGACCGGCGTCGCCGTCGTCGTCGCCCTCACCTTCGCGCCGCACCTCATCGCGGACGTCCGGCGGCTGCGCGCCGCCCGCCGGCTGCGGGGCCGCCCGGACCGGGGCCTGCGGGGTCTGCTCCAGGTCGGACTGCCGGTGCTGGAGGGCGCGTTGGAGCGCTCGGTCGCGCTCGCCGCCGCGATGGAGGCCCGCGGCTACGGCCGTACGGCCGAGGTCCCCGCCGCCGTCCGCCGTACGACGGCCGCGCTCACCCTCGGCGGGCTGCTCGGCGTGTGCGCGGGGACGTACGGGCTGCTCACGGCGGAGGGCGGCACCTACGGACTGCCGCTCCTCCTCGCCGGTGTCGCCGCGGCGCTCGCGGGGCTGCGGCTCGGCGGCCGGCGTTCCCTGCGCACCCGGTACCGCCCGGACCCCTGGGACGCCCGGGCCTGGCTGGTCGCGGGCTCCGGCGCCGCCGTCGCCGCGCTGCTCAGCCTGGCCTCCGCCCGCGACCCGGAAGCGCTGCACCCCGGGGTCGTACCGCTCGTCGCGCCCACCCTGCCCCTGTGGCCCGCGGCGGCGATCCTGCTCGCTCTCCTCCCCGCCTTCGTCGTACCCCAGGCCCCCAAGGCCCCCAAGGAGCCGTCGTGA
- a CDS encoding SCO2322 family protein, which yields MTAVRRAASLLVAALVLSAAGTGQAQATGYRYWSFWERTGGHWTYATQGPSVARPDDGAVEGFRFAVSEDSADASRPRGAADFGTICAGTPAKSGTKRVALVLDFGSPADAPSGERPPAGRTACARVPADATTADALAAVAPPLRYDGNALLCAIAGYPKKGCGEQVSASSGKKPAQESGSSDDGPSLGLPIGAGVVALLAGAAVWQARRRRDVSG from the coding sequence GTGACGGCCGTCCGCCGCGCCGCGAGCCTGCTCGTGGCCGCGCTCGTCCTGTCGGCGGCCGGGACCGGCCAGGCGCAGGCCACCGGCTACCGCTACTGGTCCTTCTGGGAGCGGACGGGCGGTCACTGGACGTACGCCACGCAGGGCCCGTCGGTCGCCCGGCCCGACGACGGCGCGGTGGAGGGCTTCCGCTTCGCGGTGAGCGAGGACTCCGCGGACGCGAGCCGGCCGCGCGGCGCGGCGGACTTCGGCACGATCTGTGCGGGTACGCCCGCCAAGTCCGGTACGAAGCGGGTGGCCCTGGTCCTCGACTTCGGCAGCCCCGCGGACGCGCCGTCCGGCGAGCGGCCGCCGGCCGGCCGTACGGCGTGCGCGCGGGTCCCGGCGGACGCGACGACCGCCGACGCCCTCGCGGCCGTCGCCCCGCCCCTGCGCTACGACGGCAACGCCCTGTTGTGTGCGATCGCCGGGTATCCGAAGAAAGGGTGCGGGGAGCAGGTTTCGGCGTCTTCGGGCAAGAAGCCGGCACAAGAGAGCGGCAGTTCGGACGACGGGCCTTCGCTGGGTCTGCCCATCGGCGCGGGTGTGGTGGCCCTCCTGGCAGGCGCGGCGGTGTGGCAGGCGCGGCGGCGGCGCGATGTCTCCGGTTGA
- a CDS encoding prenyltransferase/squalene oxidase repeat-containing protein translates to MNVRRSAVVLATIGVLAAAAPATAAGPSPSPKAAIPSGLYGTSDPAYDGVWRQSLTLVAQRTLGYRPAAQAVDWLAGQQCANGAFAAFRAAPAKACDGKVMVDTNSTAAAVQALRATGGHDDAVGKAVTWLKSVQNKDGGWGYSPGGASDTNSTSVVIGALSAVGTDPASIHKSGKSPYDLLAAMSLPCDQDGGGALAYQPDKKGKLAANADASAAGVLGALGKGFVAEAGKAPAKDACTKADRPAPAQLADNAGAYLAAAVAKSGHLQSALPGAKDQPDYGNTADTVVALAADGRTEQAKKAYDWLEKNAGNWAAQSGPAAYAQLILAAHAVGAQPGDFGGTSLVRSLNELGPLPQMAATGYQQQAKSDGGSGFGAWWFVGVCLVAGIGIGFLLSGRKKRQP, encoded by the coding sequence ATGAACGTCCGCCGCAGTGCCGTGGTACTCGCCACCATAGGCGTGCTGGCCGCCGCCGCGCCCGCCACGGCCGCCGGTCCGTCCCCGTCGCCGAAGGCCGCGATCCCGTCCGGGCTGTACGGCACGTCCGACCCGGCCTACGACGGCGTGTGGCGCCAGTCCCTGACCCTGGTCGCCCAGCGGACCCTCGGCTACCGCCCGGCCGCGCAGGCCGTGGACTGGCTGGCGGGCCAGCAGTGCGCGAACGGCGCCTTCGCCGCGTTCCGCGCCGCCCCGGCCAAGGCCTGTGACGGCAAGGTCATGGTGGACACCAACAGCACCGCCGCCGCGGTCCAGGCCCTGAGGGCCACCGGCGGGCACGACGACGCAGTCGGCAAGGCGGTGACCTGGCTGAAGTCCGTGCAGAACAAGGACGGCGGCTGGGGCTACTCGCCGGGCGGGGCCAGCGACACCAACTCCACGTCCGTCGTCATCGGCGCGCTGTCCGCCGTCGGCACGGACCCGGCGTCTATCCACAAGTCGGGCAAGTCCCCTTACGATCTGCTCGCCGCCATGTCCCTGCCCTGCGACCAGGACGGCGGCGGCGCGCTCGCCTACCAGCCGGACAAGAAGGGCAAACTGGCGGCCAACGCGGACGCCAGCGCGGCCGGGGTGCTCGGCGCGCTCGGCAAGGGGTTCGTCGCCGAGGCCGGCAAGGCGCCCGCGAAGGACGCGTGCACGAAGGCGGACCGTCCCGCCCCGGCACAGCTGGCGGACAATGCCGGGGCGTACCTGGCGGCGGCCGTCGCCAAGTCCGGCCACCTTCAGTCCGCTCTGCCCGGCGCCAAGGACCAGCCGGACTACGGCAACACGGCGGACACGGTCGTCGCGCTCGCCGCGGACGGCCGGACCGAGCAGGCGAAGAAGGCGTACGACTGGCTGGAGAAGAACGCCGGAAACTGGGCGGCGCAGAGTGGTCCGGCGGCCTACGCCCAGCTGATCCTCGCCGCGCACGCGGTCGGCGCGCAGCCGGGTGACTTCGGCGGCACCAGCCTGGTCCGGTCCCTCAACGAGCTCGGCCCCCTCCCGCAGATGGCGGCGACCGGGTACCAGCAGCAGGCCAAGTCCGACGGCGGCTCCGGCTTCGGCGCCTGGTGGTTCGTCGGCGTCTGCCTGGTCGCGGGCATCGGCATCGGCTTCCTGCTCAGCGGCCGGAAGAAGCGGCAGCCGTGA